One genomic region from Aliarcobacter cryaerophilus ATCC 43158 encodes:
- the bamA gene encoding outer membrane protein assembly factor BamA produces the protein MKNRITLLSLACATVLSASSIKSIEYLNVSKVSPQVLEETLGMRTGDSLDSNKLNEALIKFYSYGYFDDIIIDNDNGNLKIIFKEKPSIANVDIKGYKTRSEDTDAIKKVLKLNKGSMYSEKRVKEAKDQLLGMLSSEGFINSVVEVETEKLSDSSIKLTFNVNKGDEIIIREAKYHGANELDGSDFKKVTANKEKEFASWWFGQSDGEMKIDQLKYDARRINDLYFEKGYLDADIKEPFLDIDFASNQAKLDFFVKEGEKYTTNDIKIFLDSSIVDPEEIYSELKLKVDRTFNIKKLRDDQEYIRTLVADKGYAYAEVKFDLKKNEAEHRVDVVFSIVPGQQVYINDVKISGNARTLDRVVRRDVYLAPGDMYNLTDLKDAKSKLKRSSFFEDVQIEEKRISEDKMDLSVKVTEAPTGSIMLGGGYGSYDKLMINGSVSDTNIFGSGLTLSLSGDLSKRSNRYEIALKNPAINDSDYNGEVEAHSTKIEYRRSHYDSDVKTKSFSLAAGKEVVRNTYVGARYGLDFISEVYNYQSGFTAPAGKRLYTDQDYTNSSITPYLNYDSTNDFYFPTAGIKAGASVEYAGVGGDSKYIKPGVNFRYFYSLEDLTELDWILRFKTQAKMLIDNGQINQGDSLYLGGPKTLRGYKSYAFPNNESGYYQDPYEKMWSNQAEISFPLVPSAKMRWGLFYDYGMIGQNSFSEVTRSGTGALLEWISPMGPLQLIFAKPIGDKPGDDKSSFEFSFGTSF, from the coding sequence GTGAAAAATCGAATAACTCTTTTATCTTTAGCTTGTGCTACTGTTTTAAGTGCAAGTAGCATTAAATCTATTGAATACTTAAATGTAAGTAAAGTATCACCGCAAGTTTTAGAAGAAACTTTGGGAATGAGAACTGGTGATAGTTTAGATAGTAACAAGCTAAATGAAGCATTAATAAAATTTTATAGCTATGGTTACTTTGATGATATTATAATAGATAATGACAATGGAAATCTAAAAATTATTTTTAAAGAGAAACCATCAATTGCAAATGTTGATATAAAAGGTTACAAAACTAGAAGTGAAGATACTGATGCTATTAAAAAAGTCTTAAAACTAAACAAAGGTTCTATGTATAGTGAAAAAAGAGTTAAAGAGGCAAAGGATCAACTTTTAGGAATGTTATCTAGTGAAGGTTTTATCAACTCTGTTGTTGAAGTTGAAACAGAAAAATTAAGTGATTCTTCTATAAAACTTACTTTTAATGTAAATAAAGGTGATGAGATTATCATAAGAGAAGCAAAATATCACGGTGCTAACGAACTAGATGGAAGTGACTTTAAAAAAGTTACTGCAAATAAAGAAAAAGAGTTTGCTTCTTGGTGGTTTGGTCAAAGTGATGGTGAAATGAAAATTGATCAACTAAAATATGATGCGAGAAGAATAAATGACTTGTATTTTGAAAAAGGTTACTTAGATGCAGATATAAAAGAACCATTTTTAGATATTGATTTTGCTTCAAATCAAGCAAAACTAGACTTCTTTGTTAAAGAGGGTGAAAAATATACTACAAATGATATAAAAATATTTTTGGACTCTTCAATCGTAGATCCAGAAGAGATTTATTCAGAGTTAAAACTAAAAGTTGATAGAACATTTAATATTAAAAAATTAAGAGATGATCAAGAGTATATTAGAACTTTAGTTGCTGATAAAGGTTATGCTTATGCTGAAGTTAAATTTGATTTAAAGAAAAATGAAGCTGAACATAGAGTTGATGTTGTGTTTAGTATTGTTCCAGGGCAACAAGTATATATAAATGATGTAAAAATATCTGGAAATGCAAGAACTCTTGATAGAGTTGTAAGAAGAGATGTATATTTAGCACCTGGAGACATGTATAATCTTACAGATTTAAAAGATGCAAAAAGTAAGTTAAAAAGATCTAGTTTCTTTGAAGATGTTCAAATTGAAGAAAAAAGAATAAGTGAAGATAAAATGGATTTATCTGTAAAAGTAACAGAAGCACCAACTGGAAGTATTATGCTAGGTGGAGGATACGGTTCTTATGATAAATTAATGATTAATGGTTCTGTTAGCGATACAAATATATTTGGAAGTGGTCTTACTCTATCTTTAAGTGGTGATTTATCAAAAAGATCAAATAGATATGAAATAGCTCTTAAAAATCCTGCTATAAACGATAGTGACTATAATGGTGAAGTTGAAGCTCACTCAACAAAGATTGAATATAGAAGAAGTCACTATGATTCAGATGTAAAAACAAAAAGTTTCTCTCTTGCAGCTGGAAAAGAAGTCGTAAGAAATACTTATGTTGGTGCTAGATATGGACTTGATTTTATAAGCGAAGTTTATAATTACCAAAGTGGATTTACAGCACCTGCTGGAAAAAGACTATATACAGATCAAGACTATACAAATAGCTCTATTACTCCATATTTAAACTATGATAGTACAAATGATTTCTATTTTCCAACAGCTGGTATAAAAGCTGGAGCTTCTGTTGAGTATGCAGGAGTTGGTGGAGACTCAAAATATATTAAACCTGGGGTTAATTTTAGATATTTCTACTCTTTAGAAGATTTAACAGAACTTGATTGGATTTTAAGATTTAAAACTCAAGCAAAAATGTTAATTGACAATGGTCAAATAAATCAAGGAGACTCTTTATATCTAGGTGGTCCAAAAACTTTAAGAGGATATAAATCTTATGCTTTCCCAAATAATGAATCTGGATATTATCAAGATCCTTATGAAAAAATGTGGTCAAACCAAGCAGAAATTAGTTTCCCATTAGTTCCTAGTGCAAAAATGAGATGGGGACTATTTTATGATTATGGTATGATTGGTCAAAATAGTTTTAGTGAAGTTACAAGATCAGGTACAGGAGCATTACTAGAGTGGATTTCTCCGATGGGTCCTTTACAATTAATATTTGCTAAACCAATTGGTGATAAACCAGGTGATGATAAATCAAGCTTTGAGTTCTCTTTTGGAACAAGTTTCTAA
- a CDS encoding dehypoxanthine futalosine cyclase — protein MTKKVELDLKKRLSKEDALNLIKNASLLDLAKMASEKKDELHSEKLTTFIVDRNINYTNVCWVDCKFCAFYRHKKDNDSYVLKFDEIDEKIEELLAIGGTQILFQGGVHPNLKIDYYEELVNHIHTKYPQITIHGFSSIEIDFIAKVSKISILEVLKRLQAKGLSSIPGAGAEILSDRVRDIIAPKKMDTKEWLEVHRLAHSIGMKTTATMMFGTVETDEEIIEHWDLIRKLQDETGGFRAFIMWSFQGENTELMEEHPEIKPQSSNRYLRLLAVSRLYLDNFANLQSSWVTQGSYIGQMALKFGANDLGSTMMEENVVKAAGAANRMNQDEMIRLIKDIGEIPAKRDTAYNILERF, from the coding sequence ATGACAAAAAAAGTAGAGCTTGATTTAAAAAAAAGATTAAGCAAAGAAGATGCACTTAATTTAATAAAAAATGCATCTTTGCTAGATTTAGCAAAGATGGCAAGTGAAAAAAAAGATGAGCTTCATAGTGAAAAACTAACAACTTTTATAGTTGATAGAAATATAAACTATACAAATGTGTGTTGGGTTGATTGCAAGTTTTGTGCTTTTTATAGACACAAAAAAGATAATGATAGTTATGTTTTAAAATTTGATGAAATTGATGAAAAAATAGAAGAACTTTTAGCAATTGGTGGAACTCAAATTCTTTTTCAAGGTGGAGTTCATCCAAATTTGAAAATTGATTATTATGAAGAACTTGTAAACCATATTCATACAAAATACCCACAAATAACTATTCACGGCTTTTCATCTATTGAAATAGATTTTATAGCAAAAGTTTCAAAAATTTCAATACTCGAAGTTTTAAAAAGACTTCAAGCAAAAGGATTAAGCTCAATTCCAGGAGCTGGAGCTGAGATTTTAAGTGATAGAGTAAGAGATATAATTGCTCCAAAAAAAATGGATACAAAAGAGTGGTTAGAAGTTCATAGACTTGCACACTCTATTGGAATGAAAACAACTGCTACTATGATGTTTGGAACTGTTGAAACAGATGAAGAGATTATTGAGCATTGGGATTTAATAAGAAAATTACAAGATGAAACTGGTGGATTTAGAGCATTTATTATGTGGAGTTTTCAAGGTGAAAATACAGAACTAATGGAAGAACATCCCGAAATAAAACCACAATCTTCAAATAGATATTTAAGGCTTTTAGCAGTTTCAAGACTATATTTAGATAACTTTGCAAATCTTCAAAGCTCTTGGGTTACTCAAGGCTCATATATTGGTCAAATGGCTCTTAAGTTTGGAGCAAATGATTTAGGAAGTACTATGATGGAAGAAAATGTTGTAAAAGCGGCAGGTGCTGCTAATAGAATGAATCAAGATGAAATGATAAGATTAATAAAAGATATAGGTGAAATTCCAGCAAAAAGAGACACTGCTTATAATATCTTAGAAAGATTCTAA
- a CDS encoding M16 family metallopeptidase: MSATIKHININSVDIPVIFEEQKSLPILNLQLIFKNSGYIKDNENLGLASLSARVLNEGTKKLGSIKFSEVLDDNAITIHSAVGFETLTIELSSLKEKSTLAMKSLDELLKSPNLSKNTLEKVKTLAIGSLKRKENDFDDVASKGLNALLYSGTALANPAGGTIETISKIELKNIDEFLKKSLTLNNLTIVAGGDISFIELENALKPLLKELKVGEKEDNKKIEFVSKKEEKELLKQTEQAYIYFGSNFNAKAQDEENYKAKVASFILGGSGFGSRLMEEIRVKRGLAYSAYGTIGINRLYSSFSGYLQTKNESANEAISIVKSLVDDFVKNGVTKEELDAAKNFLLGSEPLRTETLAQRLNRAFMLDFKGLSLDYPKLELEKIQNLSLEDLNNYIKTHTELNNLTFFIVRK; the protein is encoded by the coding sequence ATGAGTGCAACAATAAAACATATAAATATAAATAGTGTTGATATTCCAGTGATTTTTGAAGAGCAAAAATCACTTCCAATTTTAAATTTACAATTAATTTTTAAAAATTCTGGATATATAAAAGATAATGAAAATTTAGGACTTGCTAGCTTATCAGCTAGAGTTCTAAACGAAGGAACAAAAAAATTAGGAAGTATTAAATTTTCTGAAGTTTTAGATGACAATGCTATTACTATTCATAGTGCTGTTGGTTTTGAAACTCTTACAATAGAACTTTCAAGCTTAAAAGAGAAATCAACTCTTGCTATGAAATCTTTAGATGAACTTTTAAAATCTCCAAATTTATCAAAAAATACATTAGAAAAAGTAAAAACTTTGGCTATTGGAAGTTTAAAAAGAAAAGAAAATGACTTTGATGATGTAGCAAGTAAAGGTTTAAATGCACTTCTTTATAGTGGAACTGCTTTGGCAAATCCTGCTGGCGGAACAATAGAAACTATCTCAAAAATTGAACTAAAAAATATAGATGAATTTTTAAAAAAATCTTTAACTTTAAATAATTTAACTATTGTTGCTGGCGGAGATATTAGCTTTATTGAGTTAGAAAATGCTTTAAAACCTCTTTTAAAAGAGCTAAAAGTTGGAGAAAAAGAAGATAATAAAAAAATAGAGTTTGTATCTAAAAAAGAAGAAAAAGAGCTTTTAAAACAAACAGAACAAGCATATATCTATTTTGGTTCAAATTTCAATGCAAAAGCTCAAGATGAAGAGAACTACAAAGCAAAAGTTGCTTCATTTATTTTAGGTGGTTCAGGATTTGGTTCAAGATTAATGGAAGAGATAAGAGTAAAAAGAGGTTTAGCATACAGTGCTTATGGAACTATTGGAATAAATAGACTTTACTCAAGCTTTAGTGGATATTTACAAACAAAAAATGAGAGTGCTAATGAAGCTATTAGTATTGTAAAAAGTTTAGTTGATGATTTTGTAAAAAATGGAGTAACTAAAGAAGAACTTGATGCTGCAAAAAATTTCCTTTTAGGAAGTGAACCACTAAGAACTGAAACTTTAGCTCAAAGATTAAATAGAGCATTTATGCTAGATTTTAAAGGATTAAGTCTTGATTATCCAAAACTTGAATTAGAAAAGATACAAAATTTAAGTTTAGAAGATTTAAACAACTATATAAAAACTCATACTGAGTTAAATAATTTAACATTTTTTATTGTAAGGAAATAG
- the gltX gene encoding glutamate--tRNA ligase, which yields MLRFAPSPTGDMHIGNLRVAIFNYIVSKQLNEGLIIRIEDTDKERNIEGKDKEILEILNLFSIEYQSVFYQSENLKYHQKIALQLLTQKKAFACFCSDDKLLELKEESIKKGIAFRYDGFCETLSDETVLNTNAPFTVRLKKPEHNIKFTDLLKGDFDYAPFDVDSFIILRQDKTPTYNYACSVDDMLMDISMVIRGEDHVSNTPKQIHIRESLGYEKEIKYVHLPIILNAQTGKKMSKRDDASSVKWLIDEGFLPSAIANYLVLMGNKTPTEIFTLEEAISWFKIENVSKSGAKFDIDKLRFINRKHIELLDEMRLSKILGFADNDIGKLAKLYLEEASTLNDIKAKLNNIFTHKSTLEGFEQESKNIKEALKIAPYFENYDDLKDYVVEKTGLKGKNLFKPLRYILTGVENGPNLTDIYPFIKNYIGEITK from the coding sequence ATGCTAAGATTTGCACCAAGCCCAACAGGAGATATGCATATAGGAAATTTGCGAGTTGCAATTTTCAACTATATTGTATCAAAACAGTTAAATGAAGGGCTTATTATAAGAATTGAAGATACAGATAAAGAGAGAAATATTGAAGGAAAAGATAAAGAGATTTTAGAGATTTTAAATCTTTTCTCTATTGAATACCAAAGTGTTTTTTATCAAAGTGAAAATCTAAAGTATCATCAAAAAATAGCTCTTCAGCTTCTTACTCAAAAAAAAGCATTTGCTTGTTTTTGTAGTGATGATAAGCTTCTTGAGCTAAAAGAAGAGAGTATAAAAAAAGGCATTGCTTTTAGATATGACGGTTTTTGTGAAACTCTAAGTGATGAAACTGTTTTAAATACAAATGCACCTTTTACAGTAAGACTTAAAAAGCCAGAACATAATATAAAATTTACTGATTTACTAAAAGGTGATTTTGATTATGCTCCTTTTGATGTTGATAGTTTTATTATTTTACGACAAGATAAAACTCCAACATATAACTATGCTTGTAGTGTTGATGATATGCTAATGGATATATCTATGGTAATCAGAGGAGAAGATCATGTTTCAAATACTCCAAAGCAGATACATATAAGAGAGAGTTTAGGGTATGAAAAAGAGATAAAATATGTTCATCTACCAATTATTTTAAATGCACAAACTGGTAAAAAAATGAGTAAAAGAGATGATGCAAGTAGTGTAAAATGGCTAATTGATGAAGGATTTCTACCAAGCGCTATTGCAAACTATCTCGTACTTATGGGAAATAAAACTCCAACAGAGATTTTTACTCTAGAAGAGGCAATTTCATGGTTTAAAATAGAAAATGTTTCAAAAAGTGGAGCAAAGTTTGATATTGATAAATTAAGATTTATAAATAGAAAACATATAGAACTACTAGATGAAATGAGACTATCAAAAATTTTAGGATTTGCTGATAATGATATTGGAAAATTAGCAAAACTATACTTAGAAGAGGCAAGTACACTAAATGATATAAAAGCAAAACTAAATAATATTTTTACTCACAAATCTACACTTGAAGGTTTTGAACAAGAGAGTAAAAATATTAAAGAGGCTTTAAAAATTGCACCATACTTTGAAAATTATGATGATTTGAAAGATTATGTTGTAGAAAAAACAGGACTTAAGGGTAAAAATCTATTTAAACCATTAAGATATATTCTTACAGGTGTTGAAAATGGACCAAATTTAACAGATATTTATCCATTTATTAAAAACTATATTGGGGAGATTACAAAATGA
- a CDS encoding YggT family protein — MIDALLSSFLTIFFTVIFLYKWIVIISALLTWVRPDPYNPIVQMLYRLTEPVYAKMRQYIPTTFGGMDLAPLILIFALIFLETFLQKVLL; from the coding sequence ATGATAGATGCACTTCTTAGCTCATTTTTAACTATTTTTTTCACTGTTATTTTTCTTTACAAGTGGATTGTTATTATTTCAGCACTTTTAACTTGGGTTAGACCAGATCCATATAATCCAATTGTTCAAATGCTTTATAGATTAACAGAGCCTGTTTATGCAAAAATGAGGCAATATATTCCAACAACTTTTGGAGGAATGGATTTAGCTCCACTTATTTTGATTTTTGCTCTTATATTTTTAGAGACATTTTTACAAAAAGTTCTTTTATAG
- a CDS encoding lytic transglycosylase domain-containing protein, which yields MLKIFKFSLLFTLSLNLFANSINTDFMQKDFKITFEWLAEKPKSSAKDFFILQYLQDEELSYENAKKAYDMRNGRNALLDKTFKQKFNEKISPEDRFCYNASILELKSSDSRCIALGLASLKKASDLSKDDLAFFISKLDTYPTLKNNLMLISSNDIFKKLITSSSDKFLEIFFEVSDSYRYKYLNHYINPTFLHKIAIHKDFEKFLRTAVYDKKLNNIQKSLDNLKTEKMLTTNLQFLLGINAVNNRKLESAKQFFENSYDIALLRGDKDRAIFWLYLLSKNTLYLEELAKSFEANIYSLYAKELLNIVPDNLVFKIDMQMKPSSYDIYDAFSWLEVTEDSKKSLDDAKMEKYSNLFTQKNMEPHLAFILERYNRFRNQYFITPYEDLLENYGIYKKVLIYSIAKQESRFIPSSISFSSAMGIMQIMPFLSKDIASKLGDDYNIYDQFLPEKNIQYASFHLDSLIKQFDSNPLFIAYAYNGGAGYARSQLQKGLFKDKSEFEPFLSMEMISYNETREYGKKVLANFYIYNNYLNSENKISLSSIFQNLVWHH from the coding sequence ATGTTAAAAATATTTAAGTTTTCTCTTTTATTTACGCTTAGTCTAAATCTTTTTGCAAATAGTATAAATACTGATTTTATGCAAAAAGATTTTAAAATAACTTTTGAATGGCTTGCAGAAAAGCCAAAATCAAGTGCTAAAGATTTTTTTATATTACAATATCTTCAAGATGAAGAGTTAAGTTATGAAAATGCAAAAAAAGCTTACGATATGAGAAATGGTAGAAATGCTCTTCTTGATAAAACTTTTAAACAAAAATTTAATGAAAAAATATCTCCAGAAGATAGGTTTTGTTATAACGCTTCTATTTTAGAGCTTAAAAGTAGCGATTCAAGATGTATTGCTCTTGGTTTAGCATCACTTAAAAAAGCATCTGATTTATCAAAAGATGATCTTGCTTTTTTTATATCAAAACTAGATACTTACCCTACTTTAAAAAATAATCTTATGCTTATATCTTCAAATGATATTTTCAAAAAGCTTATAACTAGCTCTAGCGATAAATTTTTGGAAATTTTTTTTGAAGTTAGTGATTCATATAGATATAAATACTTAAATCACTATATAAATCCAACTTTTTTGCATAAAATTGCTATACATAAAGATTTTGAAAAATTTCTAAGAACAGCTGTATATGATAAAAAATTAAATAATATACAAAAATCTCTTGACAATCTAAAAACTGAAAAGATGCTAACAACAAATCTTCAATTTTTATTAGGTATAAATGCTGTAAATAATCGTAAATTAGAAAGTGCAAAGCAGTTTTTTGAAAACTCGTATGATATAGCACTTTTAAGAGGAGATAAAGATAGAGCAATCTTTTGGCTATATTTACTATCAAAAAATACTCTTTATCTTGAAGAATTAGCAAAAAGCTTTGAAGCAAATATATACTCTTTATATGCAAAGGAGCTTTTAAATATAGTTCCAGATAATCTAGTTTTCAAAATAGATATGCAGATGAAACCTAGTTCTTATGATATTTATGATGCTTTTAGCTGGTTAGAAGTTACAGAAGATAGCAAAAAAAGTTTAGATGATGCAAAGATGGAAAAATACTCAAATCTTTTTACTCAAAAAAATATGGAACCACATTTAGCTTTTATTCTCGAAAGATATAATAGATTTAGAAATCAATATTTTATAACTCCTTATGAAGATTTATTAGAAAATTATGGAATATATAAAAAAGTTTTAATCTACTCTATTGCAAAACAAGAAAGTCGATTCATTCCATCTTCAATCTCATTTTCAAGTGCTATGGGAATAATGCAAATCATGCCATTTTTATCAAAAGATATCGCAAGTAAGTTAGGTGATGATTACAATATTTATGATCAATTTTTACCTGAAAAAAATATACAATATGCAAGTTTTCATCTTGACTCATTAATTAAACAATTTGATAGTAATCCTCTTTTTATAGCATATGCTTATAACGGTGGAGCTGGATATGCTAGAAGTCAATTGCAAAAAGGTTTGTTTAAAGATAAATCAGAGTTTGAACCATTTTTAAGTATGGAAATGATTTCATATAACGAAACAAGAGAGTATGGAAAAAAAGTTTTAGCTAATTTTTATATATATAACAACTATTTAAATAGCGAGAATAAAATCTCACTATCTTCTATTTTTCAAAATTTAGTGTGGCATCACTAG
- the mobB gene encoding molybdopterin-guanine dinucleotide biosynthesis protein B, which produces MNKKKLIVAFSGPSNSGKTTVIVKVASILQDNKFKVCIIKHDPKDKAMFDREGKDSFKFSQTGADVAVVSPNKTTIFKKDTSTIDELISIFDDFDYLLVEGLKTLELPRISIFRNKLDDSYFELSNALAIDDTIDKKDIPKSLDILDLNNPLEIIQWIDKNAKRV; this is translated from the coding sequence ATGAATAAAAAAAAATTAATAGTAGCATTTTCAGGACCATCAAATAGTGGTAAAACAACAGTAATTGTAAAAGTTGCAAGTATTTTACAAGATAACAAATTCAAAGTATGTATAATAAAACATGATCCAAAAGATAAAGCAATGTTTGATAGAGAAGGAAAAGATTCTTTTAAATTCTCACAAACAGGAGCTGATGTTGCAGTTGTAAGCCCTAATAAAACAACTATATTTAAAAAAGATACTTCAACTATTGATGAGTTAATATCTATTTTTGATGATTTTGATTATCTACTAGTTGAAGGACTTAAAACTTTGGAACTTCCTAGAATTTCTATTTTTAGAAATAAGCTAGACGATAGCTATTTTGAGCTTTCAAATGCTTTGGCTATTGATGATACTATAGATAAAAAAGATATTCCAAAAAGTCTTGATATTTTAGATTTAAATAACCCACTTGAAATTATACAGTGGATAGATAAAAATGCAAAAAGGGTATAG
- a CDS encoding class 1 fructose-bisphosphatase → MQEIIKAIEQASIKIKHLIETGDTGKSQSENSTGDTQLKLDIQSDEIIEEIFSKLSSVKAIVSEEQDSIKNINENGEYLIAYDPLDGSSLVDVNLSVGSIYGIYKNEFNAKNIIASVYVVFGPRVEMVITTNDVKMYRLLNGEFKFIQNIKLNEKGKLNAPGSTQNCWAPFHKKLIDDIFNDGYRLRYSGGMVPDLHQILLKGGGLFSYPGTTDRPKGKLRQLFEVFPFALAFEKAGGGAIDGQKRVLEVATTHIHDTTACFFGSNVEINRVLEVYSKNV, encoded by the coding sequence ATGCAAGAAATAATAAAAGCTATAGAGCAAGCAAGTATAAAAATAAAACACCTAATAGAAACAGGTGATACTGGAAAATCTCAAAGTGAAAATAGCACAGGAGATACTCAACTTAAGTTAGATATTCAAAGTGATGAGATTATTGAAGAAATTTTTTCAAAACTTTCAAGTGTAAAAGCAATAGTTAGTGAAGAGCAAGATAGTATAAAAAATATAAATGAAAATGGTGAATATTTAATAGCTTATGATCCACTAGATGGTTCATCTTTGGTTGATGTAAACTTAAGTGTTGGTTCAATTTATGGAATATATAAAAATGAGTTCAATGCAAAAAATATAATAGCTTCTGTTTATGTAGTTTTTGGACCTAGAGTTGAGATGGTAATAACTACAAATGATGTAAAAATGTATAGACTTTTAAATGGTGAGTTTAAGTTTATTCAAAATATTAAACTCAACGAAAAAGGAAAACTTAATGCTCCAGGATCTACTCAAAACTGCTGGGCACCTTTTCATAAGAAACTAATCGATGATATTTTTAATGATGGTTATAGACTAAGATACAGCGGTGGAATGGTTCCTGATTTACACCAAATTTTACTAAAAGGTGGTGGACTTTTCTCTTATCCAGGAACTACTGATAGACCAAAAGGAAAATTAAGACAACTTTTTGAAGTTTTTCCATTTGCTTTAGCTTTTGAAAAAGCTGGTGGTGGTGCGATAGATGGACAAAAAAGAGTTTTAGAAGTAGCTACGACTCATATTCACGATACAACTGCTTGTTTCTTTGGCTCAAATGTTGAAATAAATAGAGTTTTGGAAGTTTATAGTAAAAATGTCTAA